The Dehalococcoidia bacterium genomic sequence GCCATCCTGCTCTTCATGACCATCCTCGCGATAGGCGCACCCATCTTCTCTCCCTACGATCCCCTGACCCTCCACTACGACTTCCGTTTCGCTCCCCCAGGCCCTCAGTTCCTGATGGGCACCGACAAGCTGGGGCACGACATACTGAGCCGGGTCATCTGGGGCGCGCGGGTCTCGATGGGCATCGGCATTGCGAGCGTCGTCCTAGGCACACTCGTCGGTCTTGTCCTGGGCGTCGTCTCCGCCTACTGGGGCGGAGTCCTGGACCTCTCCATCCAGCGCGTCATGGACGTCCTCATGGCGTTCCCCACACTGCTGCTGGCGCTGGTCATCGTGGCGGTCCTGGGCGGGAGCATGACCAACCTGGTGCTCGCCATCGGCATCGTGATGACCCCCCAGATGGCTCGTGTCGTCCGAGGCAGCGTCCTGAGCATCAAGGAGTCGCAGTACATCGAAGCCGCGCGGGCGGTCGGCGCCAGGGACCTGCGCATCGTCGCAAGCCACGTCCTCCCGAACGTACTGGCGCCGGTCATCATCGTCGCGACCGCCGGGCTGGCGCGCGCCATCATCACGGAGGCGTCGCTGAGCTTCCTGGGGCTGGGCGCGCCGCCGCCCACGCCGTCGTGGGGCGCCGACCTCAGCGGCATGGGGCGCACCTACTTCGAGCAAGGCCCGTGGGCCGCCATATTCCCCGGCCTTGCCATCAGCTTCGCCGTCCTGGGCATCAATATCTTTGGAGACGGCCTGCGGGATGCCTGGGACCCGCGCCTGGCCGGGACGCGCCGCTAGGCTCTGTTGACAATCTGTATTTCTCCGCTCATGGTGAGCACGCCTGCCCTGAGCAGAGCCGAAGGGTCGAATCCATGAGCGGGATAACAACATCACCCGCTCGCCCTTCGACAAGCTCTCCGAAGGAGTCCGGAGTCCTTCGGACAGGGTGAGCGGACAATGTCAACAGAACCTGGTGTCCTGTCCCTGAAATACGCGTATG encodes the following:
- a CDS encoding ABC transporter permease, translating into MEAHRAELTLSASRPWTGAKAVHGLWDFARRKPLSAAGGAILLFMTILAIGAPIFSPYDPLTLHYDFRFAPPGPQFLMGTDKLGHDILSRVIWGARVSMGIGIASVVLGTLVGLVLGVVSAYWGGVLDLSIQRVMDVLMAFPTLLLALVIVAVLGGSMTNLVLAIGIVMTPQMARVVRGSVLSIKESQYIEAARAVGARDLRIVASHVLPNVLAPVIIVATAGLARAIITEASLSFLGLGAPPPTPSWGADLSGMGRTYFEQGPWAAIFPGLAISFAVLGINIFGDGLRDAWDPRLAGTRR